CGCGGTGCCCGACGGCGACCGAGGCGGAGAAGGAGACCGCGCCCTGACCGGCAGCCTCGTCCGCGACGGAACGGGTCAGCAGTCTGGCGGCGAGCCGGGAGTAGGCGGGGTCCTCGGAGATCAGCCCCGCGGCGGCCTCGGTGGCCAGCGCGCGCAACTCCGCCTCGTCCGAACGGGCGTTGCGGCCGCGCAGCGCGGCGGCGGCGACGCGACCGGGGTCGGTGTCGGGCAGATCGACGGTGAGGTCGGTCAGGGTCCGCAGCAGTGCGGTCCCCGGTCCGTCGTGTGCGGTTGCCTCGGACTCGGCCGCTTCGGACACGGCGACTGAAGCCGGATCGACTGGCGCGATGGTCACGTGGTGCTCTCCCTCGCTCGGCTCGGGGCCGGCGGGAGGCGGGGCAGCCGGGCAGAGGCGGGCCCGCGTCGGGGCAGCACTCCGTACGGCGTCCACCGGCCCATCCGCGAGGCCCGGACGTCTGGCATCCGGTTCGGTCGAGCCGGATGCGCTGTCGGCAGGTCCTCGGACTTCCTGAGGGTGTGCAAAAGCACACCGAATACACCGTTGCGGGACAGTTCCGGATTCGCACCGGATTTCCCTGCGGCGACAGCGAGCACGAGCATACATGTGGGGGCCGCTGGATGAAGACGCCCCCACATGTTGTGTCGTGTCCCGTCGGCCGGGCCCGAGGGACAAGCCGTGCCATCCCCTCTCGGAGCAGACGAACGGCCCGTCGCGCCCCGCTGAACGGGGCTCGACGGGCCGCTGCCGGACCGTGGGAAGGGCCGTCAGTGGCCGCCTCCCGGCGCCCCCGCCGTGGCCGGCGGGAGCTCCACCTGGACGCCCGGGTCGCCCGCGTCGGCCGTGTAGTCGGACGGGGAGGTCTCGTCGATCCCGACGGGTGCCTTCACGGCGTTCAGGACGAAGGTCAGCACCACCGTCACCACCACGTTCAGCACGAACGCGGTCAGACCGATGTAGCCGATCTCACCGATGCCCGGGATCGCCTTGGACGAGCCGCCGAAGTGCGCCTGGGTCGGGCTGGCGACCCCGTACGCGGCCAACGTCCCGTACACCATGCCGACCGCCCAGCCCGCGAGCAGCGCCCAGCGGTGGAACCAGCGGGTGAACAGGCCGCCCACCAACGCCGGGAACGTCTGCAGGATCCAGATCCCGCCGAGCAGCTGGAAGTTGATCGCGACCGTCTTGTCCATGGTGAGGACGAAGGCGAGCGCACCGACCTTAACCAGCAGCGACACCAGCTTGGAGACCTTGGTCTCCTGCTCCGGGGTCGCGTCCGGCTTCAGGAAGTCCTTGTAGATGTTGCGGGTGAAGAGGTTCGCCGCGGCGATCGACATGATCGCGGCGGGCACCAGCGCGCCGATGCCGATGGCGGCGAACGCGACGCCCGCGAACCAGTCCGGGAACATGTTCTCGAACAGCTGGGGGATGGCCAACTGCCCGTTGTCCACCTTGATCCCGGCGGCGATCGCCATGAAGCCGAGCAGCGCAAGCAGGCCCAGCATCAGCGAGTACAGCGGCAGGATCGTGGTGTTGCGCCGGATCACATTGCGGCTGCGGCTGGAGAGCGTGGCCGTGATCGAGTGCGGGTACATGAAGAGCGCCAGCGCCGAGCCCAGTGCCAGGGTGGCGTACGTCCACTGGCCCGCCGCCCCGGGCGCGAGGCCTGCCACCGGTTTGCCGGCTGCCTCGTTGACGGCGGAGAACTTCTCGCTCGCCCCGGCGAAGATGTCGTCGAAGCCGCCGAGTTTGATCGGGATGTAGATGATCGCCACCGCGATGACCAGGTAGATCAGCCCGTCCTTGACGAACGCGATCAGCGCGGGCGCCCGCAGGCCGGACGAGTAGGTGTACGCGGCGAGCACCGCGAACGCGATCAGCAGCGGCAGGTCCTTGATGAACCAGTTGGTGTTCTCGCCACCGCCGACGCCCATCACGTCCAGCACCGCCTGGATGCCGACGAGCTGGAGCGCGATGTACGGCATCGTGGCGAGGATGCCCGTGACGGCGACCGCCAGCGAGAGCCCCTTCGAGCCGAAGCGCCCGCGTACGAAGTCCGAGGTGGTCACGTACCCGTGCTTGTGCGAGACCGACCACAGCCGCGGCAGGAACGTGAAGATCAGCGGGTACACCAGGATGGTGTACGGCACGGCGAAGAATCCGGCCGCGCCCGCCGCGTAGATCGCCGCGGGAACGGCGACGAAGGTGTACGCGGTGTACAGGTCGCCGCCGAGCAGGAACCAGGTGACCCAGGTCCCGAACGACCGTCCGCCCAGACCCCATTCGTCGAGGCTGGCGTTCTCGGCCTTGCGCCAGCGCGCCGCCAGGAAGCCCATGACCGTGACGGCCAGGAAGAAGAAGATGAAGACGCCGAGTGCGACGCCGTTCACGCCGTCCTTCATGCCGACGCACCCCCCTTGCGGGCGCGCTGGTCACGCTGCCACAGCTTGTACGCGACGACCGTGAGCGCGGTGGAGAGCAGCACCCAGAGCATCTGGTACCAGT
This sequence is a window from Streptomyces sp. NBC_01217. Protein-coding genes within it:
- the mctP gene encoding monocarboxylate uptake permease MctP — its product is MKDGVNGVALGVFIFFFLAVTVMGFLAARWRKAENASLDEWGLGGRSFGTWVTWFLLGGDLYTAYTFVAVPAAIYAAGAAGFFAVPYTILVYPLIFTFLPRLWSVSHKHGYVTTSDFVRGRFGSKGLSLAVAVTGILATMPYIALQLVGIQAVLDVMGVGGGENTNWFIKDLPLLIAFAVLAAYTYSSGLRAPALIAFVKDGLIYLVIAVAIIYIPIKLGGFDDIFAGASEKFSAVNEAAGKPVAGLAPGAAGQWTYATLALGSALALFMYPHSITATLSSRSRNVIRRNTTILPLYSLMLGLLALLGFMAIAAGIKVDNGQLAIPQLFENMFPDWFAGVAFAAIGIGALVPAAIMSIAAANLFTRNIYKDFLKPDATPEQETKVSKLVSLLVKVGALAFVLTMDKTVAINFQLLGGIWILQTFPALVGGLFTRWFHRWALLAGWAVGMVYGTLAAYGVASPTQAHFGGSSKAIPGIGEIGYIGLTAFVLNVVVTVVLTFVLNAVKAPVGIDETSPSDYTADAGDPGVQVELPPATAGAPGGGH